In a single window of the Agrobacterium fabrum str. C58 genome:
- a CDS encoding GlsB/YeaQ/YmgE family stress response membrane protein translates to MESVGWIAAIIIGGLAGWLAGKLMDMRFGIFMNIILGIVGSVVAVAVLRTLDVFVQDSRLGYFVTSFLGASLLLFVAKLVRR, encoded by the coding sequence ATGGAAAGTGTAGGCTGGATTGCGGCAATCATCATCGGCGGTCTCGCCGGCTGGCTTGCGGGTAAACTCATGGATATGCGCTTCGGCATCTTCATGAACATCATTCTGGGCATTGTCGGTTCGGTTGTCGCCGTCGCCGTCCTTCGCACCCTCGATGTCTTTGTGCAGGACAGCAGGCTCGGTTATTTCGTCACGTCTTTCCTCGGCGCCAGCCTGTTGCTGTTTGTGGCAAAGCTGGTGCGGCGCTAA
- a CDS encoding type II toxin-antitoxin system RatA family toxin: protein MPQFETHRLVKHSPDRMYDLVADVEKYPQFLPLCEALSVRSRKERDGKVLLVADMTVGYKAIRETFTTQVLLNPAERAIDVKYIDGPFRYLDNRWRFEAAENGGTTIHFFIDYEFKNRLLGAVMGSMFDRAFRMFAEAFETRADKIYTDPA from the coding sequence ATGCCACAGTTCGAAACGCATCGCCTTGTTAAACACTCGCCCGACCGCATGTACGACCTCGTCGCCGATGTGGAGAAATATCCGCAGTTTCTACCGCTTTGCGAGGCGCTCTCCGTCCGCTCGCGCAAGGAACGGGATGGCAAGGTGCTGCTGGTGGCCGATATGACAGTCGGTTACAAGGCCATTCGCGAGACCTTCACCACGCAGGTCCTATTGAACCCGGCCGAGCGCGCCATTGACGTGAAATATATCGACGGCCCCTTCAGGTATCTCGACAATCGCTGGCGTTTCGAAGCCGCCGAAAATGGTGGCACGACGATTCATTTCTTCATCGATTATGAATTCAAGAACCGCCTGCTTGGCGCGGTGATGGGCTCGATGTTCGACCGGGCGTTCCGCATGTTTGCGGAAGCCTTCGAGACCCGTGCCGACAAAATTTACACCGACCCGGCCTGA
- a CDS encoding ATPase AAA — translation MPNYLENVKDAAAIIASARRIMVVGCSGGGKSTLSQKLAAAFGLRYISMDRDIFWLPGWQLRPREEQRQRIAAVVTEDRWLMDGSNPSSFDLRLPRTDIVLWVRMPRWLCLWGAVSRIVKGYGKARPEMAAGCPERIDLDFLRYIWNFERRHTPVFEESFALHGPNVPIFQLKSRKQIRRLLDLLVVED, via the coding sequence ATGCCGAACTATCTGGAAAACGTCAAGGATGCCGCTGCGATTATAGCGTCGGCACGCCGCATCATGGTCGTCGGCTGCTCCGGCGGTGGAAAATCGACACTGTCGCAAAAACTCGCAGCCGCCTTCGGGCTTCGCTATATTTCCATGGACCGCGACATTTTCTGGTTGCCCGGCTGGCAGTTGCGCCCGCGCGAAGAACAGCGTCAGAGGATCGCGGCCGTCGTCACTGAAGACCGATGGTTGATGGATGGCAGCAATCCATCATCCTTCGATTTGCGTTTGCCAAGAACGGATATCGTCCTCTGGGTCCGTATGCCGCGCTGGCTTTGCCTGTGGGGTGCCGTCAGCCGGATCGTGAAGGGTTATGGCAAGGCCCGGCCCGAAATGGCGGCAGGATGCCCTGAAAGAATAGACCTCGATTTCCTGCGTTATATCTGGAATTTCGAACGCCGCCATACTCCGGTCTTCGAAGAGAGTTTTGCGCTTCATGGCCCCAACGTGCCGATATTCCAGCTGAAAAGCCGAAAACAGATCCGCCGCCTTCTTGATCTTCTTGTTGTCGAGGATTAA
- a CDS encoding helix-turn-helix transcriptional regulator has protein sequence MTVASADIRTYRQERPRERHGFVQIVLPVSGHLRIDVAGRQDELSTGRGVFIHRDAPHTQEATDINHSLVVDIDESVVSERTLEKFARTPFLDIAPDTRQLITYMRGVIGTDGRRDDVTGLWAPLLVDSLANERADIRKRLRWLGAVVGAEPFFPWTIDMLAACASISESRLHALFIEEFGLSPHRWLVGLRMDKVCTLLRESSLPIAEIALRSGFSDQTALTRALRNAVGETPAAYRRNRGIH, from the coding sequence ATGACAGTCGCATCGGCAGATATCAGAACCTACCGGCAGGAAAGACCCAGGGAACGGCATGGCTTCGTGCAGATCGTTCTTCCGGTCTCCGGCCACCTGCGGATCGATGTGGCCGGACGGCAGGATGAACTCTCCACCGGGCGTGGTGTCTTCATCCATCGCGATGCGCCGCACACGCAGGAAGCGACTGACATCAACCATTCGCTGGTGGTCGATATCGATGAAAGTGTCGTTTCCGAACGCACGCTCGAAAAGTTTGCCCGCACACCCTTTCTCGATATTGCCCCCGACACACGGCAATTGATCACTTATATGCGCGGCGTCATCGGAACGGATGGACGCCGCGACGATGTCACCGGCCTGTGGGCGCCGCTTCTTGTCGACAGCCTCGCCAATGAAAGAGCCGATATCCGCAAGCGCCTGCGCTGGCTTGGCGCGGTCGTCGGGGCGGAGCCGTTCTTCCCCTGGACCATCGACATGCTGGCGGCCTGCGCGTCGATCAGCGAAAGCCGCCTTCATGCGCTGTTTATCGAGGAATTCGGTCTCTCGCCTCACCGCTGGCTGGTCGGGCTGCGCATGGACAAGGTCTGCACGCTGCTTAGAGAATCCAGCCTGCCGATTGCGGAAATCGCGCTCCGGTCCGGTTTTTCCGACCAGACGGCGCTGACGCGCGCACTGCGCAATGCGGTGGGTGAAACGCCGGCCGCCTATCGCCGGAACCGCGGCATTCACTAG
- the lipA gene encoding lipoyl synthase has protein sequence MVTILDRTSSDEKRIRHPEKAHRPDTEVMRKPEWIRVKAPTSKGYHETRELVRSHKLVTVCEEAGCPNIGECWEKKHATFMIMGEICTRACAFCNVATGKPNALDMDEPENVAKAVKQMGLSHVVITSVDRDDLADGGAEHFEKVIWAIRAASPTTTIEILTPDFLKKPGALERVVAAKPDVFNHNMETVPGNYLTVRPGARYFHSVRLLQRVKELDPTMFTKSGIMVGLGEERNEVLQLMDDLRSADVDFLTIGQYLQPTRKHHKVEAFVTPEEFKSYETVAYAKGFLMVSSSPLTRSSHHAGDDFERLRAAREKKLLAAAE, from the coding sequence ATGGTCACTATTCTCGACAGGACGTCGTCCGACGAAAAGCGCATCCGCCACCCGGAAAAGGCGCATCGGCCCGATACCGAGGTCATGCGCAAGCCGGAATGGATCCGCGTCAAGGCGCCGACTTCCAAGGGTTATCACGAGACGCGCGAACTGGTGCGCAGCCACAAGCTGGTAACGGTGTGCGAGGAAGCCGGCTGTCCGAATATCGGCGAGTGCTGGGAAAAGAAACACGCGACCTTCATGATCATGGGTGAAATCTGCACCCGTGCCTGCGCCTTCTGTAACGTCGCGACCGGCAAGCCCAATGCGCTTGACATGGACGAGCCCGAAAACGTCGCCAAGGCCGTCAAGCAGATGGGCCTTTCACATGTCGTTATCACCTCGGTTGACCGTGACGATCTCGCCGACGGCGGTGCTGAACATTTCGAGAAGGTCATCTGGGCGATCCGTGCCGCGTCTCCGACGACGACCATCGAAATCCTCACCCCCGACTTCCTGAAGAAGCCCGGCGCGCTGGAGCGCGTCGTCGCCGCCAAGCCTGATGTCTTCAACCACAACATGGAAACTGTTCCGGGCAATTACCTCACGGTTCGTCCGGGCGCGCGTTATTTCCATTCCGTGCGTCTCTTGCAGCGTGTCAAGGAACTGGACCCCACCATGTTCACCAAGTCCGGCATCATGGTCGGCTTGGGTGAAGAGCGCAACGAAGTGCTGCAGCTGATGGACGATCTGCGCAGCGCCGACGTGGATTTCCTGACCATCGGCCAATATCTGCAGCCGACCCGCAAACACCACAAGGTTGAGGCCTTCGTCACACCGGAAGAATTCAAGTCCTACGAGACTGTGGCCTATGCCAAGGGCTTCCTGATGGTCTCTTCCAGCCCGCTGACGCGTTCTTCCCACCATGCCGGCGACGATTTTGAGCGCCTGCGTGCGGCCCGCGAGAAGAAGCTGCTGGCTGCTGCTGAGTAA
- a CDS encoding CinA family protein gives MSLFPGDIEELARRIITDFTPLGLMVSTAESCTGGLIAGALTEIAGSSAVVDRGFVTYTNDAKRDMLGVGTETLTTFGAVSRQTALQMAHGALYRSRANFAVAVTGIAGPGGGSAEKPVGLVHLATKARNGNVLHHEMRYGDIGRTEIRLATVRTALEMLIALNQAGSV, from the coding sequence ATGAGCCTTTTCCCCGGAGACATCGAAGAACTGGCACGGCGAATCATCACCGATTTCACCCCCCTTGGTCTGATGGTCTCGACGGCGGAAAGCTGCACCGGAGGACTGATCGCCGGCGCGCTGACGGAGATTGCCGGTTCCTCCGCCGTCGTCGACCGTGGTTTTGTCACCTATACCAATGACGCCAAGAGAGACATGCTGGGAGTTGGCACCGAGACTCTGACAACATTTGGTGCGGTCTCCCGGCAGACCGCGCTGCAGATGGCGCATGGCGCCCTCTACCGCTCGCGCGCGAATTTCGCCGTGGCAGTGACCGGCATTGCTGGCCCGGGTGGCGGCTCAGCCGAAAAACCGGTGGGGCTTGTGCATCTGGCCACCAAGGCTCGCAACGGCAACGTCCTGCATCACGAAATGCGTTACGGAGATATCGGCCGTACTGAAATCCGGCTTGCGACGGTCAGGACCGCGCTTGAGATGCTAATTGCCCTCAATCAGGCCGGGTCGGTGTAA
- a CDS encoding DMT family transporter: MNNRTGLGVFYGMLAGALWGGIFLAPKLVPDFSALQLSTARYLTYGLISLIIIGPRLKRVSAHFGAREWIALGWLSMIGNIAYYVFISTAVKLSGVAFTSIIIGFLPVAVTIIGSRDHGAVSLKRLWPSLAFGAIGIVGISWQSLTENDAGLDVSRLIGLASALGALASWTAFAVGNARWLSRLHDVSADDWNMMTGVVTGGLALLLAIPAFGFGGESHSSGDWLHFAAIAAGLGFTASILGNAFWNRMSRMLPLTMVGQMILFETLFALLYGFLWEGHGPTFVEIVAICSVVLSVVLCMRAHRPEKVVV; encoded by the coding sequence ATGAACAACAGGACAGGTCTCGGTGTTTTTTACGGCATGCTGGCGGGCGCGCTCTGGGGCGGCATATTCCTCGCACCGAAACTCGTGCCGGATTTTTCCGCGCTGCAACTATCGACGGCGCGTTATCTGACCTACGGGCTGATTTCCCTCATCATCATCGGGCCGCGCCTCAAGCGCGTCTCAGCTCATTTCGGTGCGCGCGAATGGATCGCGCTCGGCTGGCTGAGCATGATCGGCAACATCGCCTATTACGTCTTCATCTCGACAGCGGTGAAGCTGAGCGGCGTCGCTTTCACTTCGATCATCATCGGTTTCCTGCCGGTCGCCGTCACCATCATCGGCAGCCGTGATCATGGCGCAGTGTCGCTGAAGCGGCTCTGGCCATCGCTCGCCTTCGGCGCAATCGGCATTGTCGGTATTTCCTGGCAATCGCTGACGGAAAACGATGCGGGGCTGGATGTCTCGCGTCTCATCGGGCTCGCCTCTGCGCTCGGTGCACTGGCCTCCTGGACGGCGTTCGCGGTCGGCAATGCCCGCTGGCTTTCCCGACTTCACGATGTCAGCGCCGATGACTGGAATATGATGACGGGTGTCGTGACCGGTGGGCTTGCCCTGCTGCTCGCCATTCCGGCCTTCGGCTTTGGCGGAGAAAGCCATAGTTCAGGTGACTGGCTGCATTTCGCCGCCATCGCCGCCGGGCTCGGTTTCACCGCCTCCATTCTCGGCAATGCATTCTGGAACCGCATGAGCCGCATGCTGCCGCTCACCATGGTTGGGCAGATGATCCTGTTCGAGACGCTGTTTGCGCTGCTTTATGGTTTTCTTTGGGAAGGGCACGGGCCGACCTTTGTAGAGATCGTCGCAATCTGCTCGGTGGTGCTGAGCGTCGTCTTGTGTATGAGGGCGCACCGGCCCGAGAAAGTTGTTGTGTAA